The Apium graveolens cultivar Ventura chromosome 11, ASM990537v1, whole genome shotgun sequence genome has a window encoding:
- the LOC141697584 gene encoding uncharacterized protein LOC141697584 isoform X1, whose protein sequence is MRGGADEDESSSSSSSVAAPRASLKTRNNYSNWKHKLRENCCRRIRDDRNRLLWKMRTSLPNNNNNHSSSSFTHQESTFIQSALQGIVSDELTKLNHDLLWEYDGLHSQPECEDILLEMQNIFYQDLVLHQTTQQTSWEDDEDDYLARAVYQHMQLTEATVQKTVWCPICKQGELQENYSHVYCTACELRLLRGEEVTLELIRNRLAEAHAEHLDRGCKLTPKIRMESRFNLSVLYIECSSCDTFEVLQNLYSKLNSGKTNIHLQSHNLQIQAPNTLWKRSL, encoded by the exons ATGAGAGGAGGCGCCGACGAAGATGAATCATCATCGTCGTCATCATCGGTAGCGGCACCACGAGCGTCTCTGAAAACAAGAAATAATTATTCGAATTGGAAACACAAG CTGAGGGAAAATTGCTGCAGAAGGATCCGTGATGATCGCAATCGCCTGCTTTGGAAGATGAGAACTAGTCttcccaacaacaacaacaatcattcttcttcttcttttacTCATCAG GAGTCCACTTTCATTCAATCAGCTTTACAGGGCATTGTTTCTGATGAACTTACTAAACTTAATCACGATTTATTATGGGAATATGATGGTCTTCATTCCCAACCCGAATGTGAAGATATTCTTTTAGAAATGCAAAATATCTTCTATCAAGATCTTGTGCTCCACCAAACTACTCAACAAACCTCTTGGGAAGATGACGAGGATGACTACTTGGCTCGTGCTGTTTATCAGCATATGCAGCTCACTGAGGCCACG GTGCAAAAGACAGTTTGGTGTCCAATCTGCAAACAGGGAGAGTTGCAAGAGAACTACTCTCATGTCTATTGCACTGCTTGTGAACTTAGACTACTCCGAGGGGAAGAG GTTACTTTGGAGTTAATCCGGAATCGGCTGGCTGAAGCTCATGCAGAACATCTTGACAGGGGATGCAAACTGACACCTAAGATTCGCATGGAATCAAGATTCAATCTATCTGTCTTATATATAGAATGTTCTAGTTGTGATACATTTGAG GTATTGCAGAACTTGTATTCAAAACTCAATTCTGGAAAAACTAATATACACCTGCAAAGCCATAACCTGCAGATACAGGCACCCAACACCCTCTGGAAGAGATCTCTTTAG
- the LOC141697584 gene encoding uncharacterized protein LOC141697584 isoform X2 produces MRGGADEDESSSSSSSVAAPRASLKTRNNYSNWKHKLRENCCRRIRDDRNRLLWKMRTSLPNNNNNHSSSSFTHQESTFIQSALQGIVSDELTKLNHDLLWEYDGLHSQPECEDILLEMQNIFYQDLVLHQTTQQTSWEDDEDDYLARAVYQHMQLTEATVTLELIRNRLAEAHAEHLDRGCKLTPKIRMESRFNLSVLYIECSSCDTFEVLQNLYSKLNSGKTNIHLQSHNLQIQAPNTLWKRSL; encoded by the exons ATGAGAGGAGGCGCCGACGAAGATGAATCATCATCGTCGTCATCATCGGTAGCGGCACCACGAGCGTCTCTGAAAACAAGAAATAATTATTCGAATTGGAAACACAAG CTGAGGGAAAATTGCTGCAGAAGGATCCGTGATGATCGCAATCGCCTGCTTTGGAAGATGAGAACTAGTCttcccaacaacaacaacaatcattcttcttcttcttttacTCATCAG GAGTCCACTTTCATTCAATCAGCTTTACAGGGCATTGTTTCTGATGAACTTACTAAACTTAATCACGATTTATTATGGGAATATGATGGTCTTCATTCCCAACCCGAATGTGAAGATATTCTTTTAGAAATGCAAAATATCTTCTATCAAGATCTTGTGCTCCACCAAACTACTCAACAAACCTCTTGGGAAGATGACGAGGATGACTACTTGGCTCGTGCTGTTTATCAGCATATGCAGCTCACTGAGGCCACG GTTACTTTGGAGTTAATCCGGAATCGGCTGGCTGAAGCTCATGCAGAACATCTTGACAGGGGATGCAAACTGACACCTAAGATTCGCATGGAATCAAGATTCAATCTATCTGTCTTATATATAGAATGTTCTAGTTGTGATACATTTGAG GTATTGCAGAACTTGTATTCAAAACTCAATTCTGGAAAAACTAATATACACCTGCAAAGCCATAACCTGCAGATACAGGCACCCAACACCCTCTGGAAGAGATCTCTTTAG
- the LOC141697585 gene encoding cytochrome b561 and DOMON domain-containing protein At3g07570, with protein sequence MKTSSFLLINTLFFIVLDLSPRILVNSQAAATDSCASTFDLKGRLLFDTTSLVCRSVWDAQGFILRYEETSPNLWSFILSAPNTNSYVGMGFSSNGKMIGSSAIVGWVGAGGGSMIKRYHLTGQTPRQVVPDEGNLQVVGTSSSLISLSGRLYIAFQLNTSLPDNRILYSVGPAGRLPVRPGFQLAEHDRKVSTILNYASGESKTKGSSSSKLKKSHGILNMLGWGIILPIGAMVARYMKPWEPVWFYSHSIVQSLGFLCGVSGIVCGFVLENRLGVDVDKHKSLGVIILTLGCLQVIAFLVRPEKESKVRKYWNWYHYGIGRGLIILAVANVFYGIHLGDAGSGWKAGYAAVVSVLFVVAFILELRLWITD encoded by the exons ATGAAAACATCTTCCTTTTTGCTCATTAACACCCTCTTTTTCATTGTTTTGGATTTATCACCAAGAATTCTGGTGAATTCTCAAGCTGCAGCTACAGATTCATGCGCCTCTACTTTTGACCTCAAGGGACGCCTCCTCTTCGATACCACTTCTCTCGTTTGCCGCTCTGTTTGGGATGCTCAAGGTTTCATCCTTAGA tatgaagaaacatcaccaaaTTTATGGAGCTTCATACTGTCAGCACCCAACACTAATTCATATGTAGGAATGGGGTTTTCGTCCAATGGTAAGATGATTGGCTCCAGCGCAATCGTAGGGTGGGTAGGTGCTGGTGGTGGGAGTATGATCAAGAGATATCATCTAACTGGACAAACACCAAGACAAGTTGTGCCTGATGAAGGAAACTTACAAGTAGTTGGAACTTCATCTTCTCTTATATCTCTATCTGGACGTTTGTATATTGCCTTTCAGCTCAACACCAGCCTGCCTGATAATCGGATCTTATACTCTGTTGGGCCGGCTGGAAGATTGCCCGTTCGACCCGGCTTTCAGTTGGCGGAACATGATCGCAAGGTGTCTACTATTTTGAATTATGCCTCCG GTGAAAGTAAAACGAAAGGAAGTTCCTCTTCGAAACTGAAGAAGAGCCATGGAATATTGAACATGTTGGGATGGGGAATAATATTACCAATAGGTGCTATGGTTGCTAGATATATGAAGCCATGGGAGCCAGTTTGGTTTTATTCACATTCAATCGTTCAATCGCTCGGTTTTCTATGTGGAGTTTCAGGCATTGTATGTGGTTTTGTGTTAGAGAATCGACTTGGTGTTGATGTTGATAAACACAAGAGCCTAGGTGTCATCATACTTACTCTTGGCTGCCTCCAG GTTATAGCATTCTTGGTAAGGCCGGAGAAAGAATCAAAAGTGAGGAAATATTGGAACTGGTATCACTATGGCATTGGAAGGGGTTTAATAATTTTGGCAGTGGCTAATGTTTTCTACGGCATTCATCTAGGCGATGCCGGTTCTGGATGGAAGGCAGGTTACGCGGCTGTTGTTTCTGTTTTGTTTGTTGTTGCTTTTATTCTAGAGCTGCGCTTATGGATAACAGACTAG
- the LOC141698163 gene encoding uncharacterized protein LOC141698163 → MGYAQLVIGPAGSGKSTYCASSYQHCETIGRAVHIVYLDPAAENFDYPVAMDIKELISLDDVMEELKPGPNGALIYCMVHLEESLDDWLEEELDNFTDVEYIVSDCPGQIEFYSHVPVFKNFVEHLKRKNINICVVYLLDSQFMTDVAKFISGCMASLSAMVQLELPHVNKLSKMGLVRNKKDIEDYLNPEPHTLLAELNQRLAPQFGKLNKSLIVLLLKKIGGMTLMIPAYHPSEKMKYVQVLHMSYFTGG, encoded by the exons ATGGGTTATGCACAGTTAGTTATTGGTCCTGCTGGCAGCGGAAAG TCTACTTATTGTGCAAGTTCATATCAACATTGCGAAACTATTGGGCGAGCAGTTCATATAGTATATTTAGATCCCGCGGCCGAAAATTTCGACTATCCAGTGGCTATGG ATATTAAGGAACTTATATCTTTGGATGATGTTATGGAAGAACTTAAACCGGGTCCTAATGGAGCTCTTATCTACTGCATGGT ACACCTTGAAGAAAGTTTGGATGACTGGTTAGAAGAAGAGTTGGATAACTTTACAGATGTTGAGTACATTGTTTCTGATTGTCCGG GTCAAATTGAATTCTACTCTCATGTCCCCGTGTTCAAGAACTTTGTGGAGCATTTGAAGCGCAAGAATATTAATATCTGTGTAGTTTACTTGCTTGATTCTCAG TTCATGACAGATGTTGCTAAGTTTATAAGTGGCTGCATGGCTTCACTGTCTGCAATGGTTCAGCTTGAACTGCCTCATGTTAACAAACTCTCCAAGATGGGCCTTGTGAGAAATAAAAAGGACATTGAAGA CTACTTGAATCCAGAGCCTCATACTTTGCTGGCAGAGTTGAATCAACGGCTGGCTCCTCAGTTTGGAAAGCTGAATAAATCTTTGATTGTATTG CTGCTGAAGAAAATCGGTGGTATGACTTTAATGATACCCGCATATCACCCATCAGAGAAGATGAAGTATGTTCAGGTGCTGCATATGTCCTACTTTACAGGAGGGTGA